In the Coleofasciculus sp. FACHB-T130 genome, ATCCAACGCTTCAGATGCTGGAAGAAGGCGGTTATTTGACCAGTGAGGAAGTCGATGGCAAGCGGGTTTATACGATTACCGAGAGTGGCAGACAATTCTTGAGCGATCGCAACCAGCACTCTCATTCAAGAAACGCTCACGACAGTTTTACGGAAAATAAGCCTTCTGGATTGATTGAGTTGCGCCATACTTTAACCCAGTTGAATGATGCTGTCACCCAAGTTGCTCGAAGTGGCAATGTGGAGCAAGGCAATCGAGTACGCGATCTGCTTGTTCAGGTAAAGCGTGAGATTTACAAGCTGCTTGCAGAGCAGTAAGCGGGAGGTTGTTATGTTAGAGGTAACGAACTGCCCAACTTGCGGTGCTGTCTGTCGTATTCTGGGTCAAGACGCTGAGGGTTTACCACACATGAGAGCCTTTCAAAACACTGATGCACAGCAGAAAATTGAACAGTTGAAGAAATCTCTACACCATCTTCGGGAAACGCTTCACCAGGAACGGGCGACTGCAAAAGCCAAGATTCTCGCTCTAGAAGCGGAACTCTCAAACTTGCGAAAACCGATTGGCGTTGATTGAGGCAAGTTGCTGTAAGCATTCAAAACCAAGCTATCAGAGCTTGTATTATATTGTAGTATGTTGGATAAAGCTTGCAGAGTTAACTGGAGTTCATGTGGGAATGCAAA is a window encoding:
- a CDS encoding PadR family transcriptional regulator; this translates as MFRHRQFHPSFFVPAWAGEGQGLSNQFFMSGRHGRRGSSGGGWGDEPRTRRGDIKFILLGLLSERPQHGYELMKELEARRGGFRRPSPGSVYPTLQMLEEGGYLTSEEVDGKRVYTITESGRQFLSDRNQHSHSRNAHDSFTENKPSGLIELRHTLTQLNDAVTQVARSGNVEQGNRVRDLLVQVKREIYKLLAEQ